In Aspergillus fumigatus Af293 chromosome 4, whole genome shotgun sequence, one genomic interval encodes:
- the phyA gene encoding histidine phosphatase family protein: protein MKKLYNGRRVRRGEDGFPIRFNDGGIATLIVGIMVTLTFLLSAAYLLSGRVSAAPSSAGSKSCDTVDLGYQCSPATSHLWGQYSPFFSLEDELSVSSKLPKDCRITLVQVLSRHGARYPTSSKSKKYKKLVTAIQANATDFKGKFAFLKTYNYTLGADDLTPFGEQQLVNSGIKFYQRYKALARSVVPFIRASGSDRVIASGEKFIEGFQQAKLADPGATNRAAPAISVIIPESETFNNTLDHGVCTKFEASQLGDEVAANFTALFAPDIRARAEKHLPGVTLTDEDVVSLMDMCSFDTVARTSDASQLSPFCQLFTHNEWKKYNYLQSLGKYYGYGAGNPLGPAQGIGFTNELIARLTRSPVQDHTSTNSTLVSNPATFPLNATMYVDFSHDNSMVSIFFALGLYNGTEPLSRTSVESAKELDGYSASWVVPFGARAYFETMQCKSEKEPLVRALINDRVVPLHGCDVDKLGRCKLNDFVKGLSWARSGGNWGECFS, encoded by the exons ATGAAAAAGCTATATAATGGCCGGCGTGTCCGGCGAGGGGAGGATGGTTTCCCGATCAGATTCAACGACGGAGGAATCGCAACCCTAATTGTCGGTATCATGGTGACTCTGACTTTCCTGCTTTCGGCGGCGTATCTGCTTTCTGG TAGAGTGTCTGCGGCACCTAGTTCTGCTGGCTCCAAGTCCTGCGATACGGTAGACCTCGGGTACCAGTGCTCCCCTGCGACTTCTCATCTATGGGGCCAGTACTCGCCATTCTTTTCGCTCGAGGACGAGCTGTCCGTGTCGAGTAAGCTTCCCAAGGATTGCCGGATCACCTTGGTACAGGTGCTATCGCGCCATGGAGCGCGGTACCCAACCAGCTCCAAGAGCAAAAAGTATAAGAAGCTTGTGACGGCGATCCAGGCCAATGCCACCGACTTCAAGGGCAAGTTTGCCTTTTTGAAGACGTACAACTATACTCTGGGTGCGGATGACCTCACTCCCTTTGgggagcagcagctggtgaACTCGGGCATCAAGTTCTACCAGAGGTACAAGGCTCTGGCGCGCAGTGTGGTGCCGTTTATTCGCGCCTCAGGCTCGGACCGGGTTATTGCCTCGGGAGAGAAGTTCATCGAGGGGTTCCAGCAGGCGAAGCTGGCTGATCCTGGCGCGACGAACCGCGCCGCTCCGGCGATTAGTGTGATTATTCCGGAGAGCGAGACGTTCAACAATACGCTGGACCACGGTGTGTGCACGAAGTTTGAGGCGAGTCAGCTGGGAGATGAGGTTGCGGCCAATTTCACTGCGCTCTTTGCACCCGACATCCGAGCTCGCGCCGAGAAGCATCTTCCTGGCGTGACGCTGACAGACGAGGACGTTGTCAGTCTAATGGACATGTGTTCGTTTGATACGGTAGCGCGCACCAGCGACGCAAGTCAGCTGTCACCGTTCTGTCAACTCTTCACTCACAATGAGTGGAAGAAGTACAACTACCTTCAGTCCTTGGGCAAGTACTACGGCTACGGCGCAGGCAACCCTCTGGGACCGGCTCAGGGGATAGGGTTCACCAACGAGCTGATTGCCCGGTTGACTCGTTCGCCAGTGCAGGACCACACCAGCACTAACTCGACTCTAGTCTCCAACCCGGCCACCTTCCCGTTGAACGCTACCATGTACGTCGACTTTTCACACGACAACAGCATGGTTTCCATCTTCTTTGCATTGGGCCTGTACAACGGCACTGAACCCTTGTCCCGGACCTCGGTGGAAAGCGCCAAGGAATTGGATGGGTATTCTGCATCCTGGGTGGTGCCTTTCGGCGCGCGAGCCTACTTCGAGACGATGCAATGCAAGTCGGAAAAGGAGCCTCTTGTTCGCGCTTTGATTAATGACCGGGTTGTGCCACTGCATGGCTGCGATGTGGACAAGCTGGGGCGATGCAAGCTGAATGACTTTGTCAAGGGATTGAGTTGGGCCAGATCTGGGGGCAACTGGGGAGAGTGCTTTAGTTGA